A stretch of the Serratia marcescens genome encodes the following:
- a CDS encoding CMD domain-containing protein, which translates to MERLRRQHNAQWYHETQSSVRGDAPLEPQAATLRDRFLLGLGAFADEALNSALGVRAGVFNASLAGYHALFPDQVSLSRYVTLSPYDRLSTALTVAQVTGVQSLCSHYAARLAPLHSPDASRESNIRLAQITQYARQLASQPTLICRKALQQLVDVGLSPADIVTFSQIIGFVSYQARVVAGIAALAGRPAVVVPGFPNVEDADGVAFSAEELSWTARLPTIDTEAAAAEQLDVLDQSHPQARAESYYLLLAHDAAALRERNGVFNGINAEGYGLSSRLKALATLVVSRINGSRYCAATVAQELQDDELAQALFTGLAQGLALTKDAVKRAVIHTAAELTRAPEKFTPQSVQPLFNSGLNQAQALEVILTAALYAWENRLRQTLGDAEPTLPAL; encoded by the coding sequence ATGGAACGACTCCGTCGACAACATAACGCCCAGTGGTATCACGAAACCCAAAGCAGCGTGCGTGGCGATGCCCCGCTGGAGCCGCAGGCGGCTACCCTGCGCGATCGTTTTCTGCTGGGGCTGGGCGCCTTCGCCGATGAAGCGTTAAACAGCGCGCTCGGCGTCCGCGCCGGGGTATTTAACGCCTCGCTGGCCGGTTACCACGCCCTGTTTCCCGACCAGGTGTCGCTGTCACGATACGTGACATTGTCACCCTACGATCGTCTCAGCACCGCGCTGACCGTCGCTCAGGTAACGGGCGTGCAGTCCCTCTGTAGCCACTACGCCGCCCGCCTCGCCCCGCTGCACAGCCCGGACGCCTCCCGGGAAAGCAATATCCGTCTCGCCCAGATCACCCAATATGCCCGCCAGCTTGCCAGCCAACCCACGCTGATTTGCCGCAAGGCGCTGCAACAGCTTGTCGACGTCGGGCTGAGCCCAGCGGATATCGTCACCTTTTCGCAAATCATCGGTTTTGTCAGCTACCAAGCGCGCGTGGTGGCGGGCATCGCGGCGTTGGCCGGCCGACCGGCGGTGGTGGTGCCCGGTTTCCCGAACGTCGAAGACGCCGATGGCGTCGCTTTCAGTGCCGAAGAGTTGAGCTGGACTGCGCGTCTGCCGACAATCGACACGGAAGCCGCCGCCGCCGAACAGCTTGACGTGCTGGATCAGAGCCACCCGCAGGCGCGCGCCGAATCTTACTATCTGCTGCTGGCGCACGATGCCGCCGCACTGCGCGAGCGCAACGGGGTGTTCAACGGCATCAATGCCGAAGGGTATGGGTTATCGAGCCGCCTGAAAGCACTGGCGACCCTGGTGGTCTCGCGCATCAACGGCAGCCGCTACTGCGCGGCTACGGTGGCGCAAGAGCTACAGGACGACGAGCTGGCCCAGGCGCTGTTCACCGGGCTGGCTCAGGGGCTGGCATTGACCAAGGATGCCGTCAAACGCGCGGTGATCCACACCGCCGCTGAGCTGACGCGCGCACCGGAGAAATTTACCCCGCAGAGCGTGCAGCCGTTGTTCAACAGCGGCCTGAATCAGGCGCAGGCGCTGGAAGTGATCCTTACCGCTGCACTCTACGCCTGGGAAAATCGCCTGCGCCAAACGTTGGGCGATGCGGAACCGACACTGCCGGCGCTGTAA
- the sapC gene encoding putrescine export ABC transporter permease SapC — protein sequence MPFDNVYREKKMPSPLRYTWRIFYGDALAMIGFYGVIALLLLSLFGSLLAPYALDQQFLGYQLLPPSWSRYGNVSFFLGTDDLGRDILSRLLTGTAATFGSALAVTLAAAFCGVILGVFAGVTHGLRSAVLNHILDTLLSIPSLLLAIVVVAFIGPKLEHAMLAVWLALLPRMVRTIYSAVHDELEKEYVVAARLDGASTLQILWYAVMPNIAAVLVTEFTRALSMAILDIAALGFLDLGAQLPSPEWGAMLGDSLELVYVAPWTVMLPGAAILVSVLLVNLLGDGMRRAINAGVE from the coding sequence ATGCCCTTCGATAACGTATACCGCGAGAAAAAGATGCCGAGCCCGCTGCGCTACACCTGGCGGATTTTCTACGGCGACGCGCTGGCGATGATCGGTTTTTACGGCGTGATCGCCCTGCTGCTGCTGTCGCTGTTCGGCAGCCTGCTGGCGCCCTACGCGCTGGATCAGCAGTTCCTCGGTTATCAGCTGCTGCCGCCGTCCTGGTCGCGCTACGGCAACGTGTCGTTCTTTCTCGGCACCGACGATCTCGGGCGCGACATCCTCAGCCGCCTGTTGACCGGCACTGCCGCCACCTTCGGCTCGGCGCTGGCGGTGACGCTGGCCGCAGCGTTCTGCGGGGTGATCCTCGGCGTGTTCGCCGGCGTCACTCACGGGCTGCGTTCGGCGGTGCTCAACCACATCCTCGATACCCTGCTGTCCATTCCGTCGCTGCTGCTGGCGATCGTGGTGGTGGCGTTTATCGGCCCCAAACTTGAACACGCCATGCTGGCAGTGTGGCTCGCCTTGCTGCCGCGCATGGTCCGCACCATCTACAGCGCGGTGCACGACGAGCTGGAGAAAGAGTACGTGGTGGCGGCGCGGCTCGATGGCGCTTCCACGCTGCAGATCCTGTGGTACGCCGTCATGCCGAACATCGCCGCAGTGCTGGTGACCGAGTTCACCCGCGCGCTGTCGATGGCCATTTTGGACATCGCCGCGCTCGGCTTTCTCGATCTCGGCGCGCAGCTGCCTTCGCCGGAATGGGGAGCGATGCTCGGCGATTCGCTCGAGCTGGTGTACGTCGCACCCTGGACGGTGATGCTGCCCGGCGCGGCCATCCTCGTCAGCGTGCTGCTGGTTAACCTGTTAGGCGACGGTATGCGCCGCGCAATCAATGCCGGGGTGGAATAA
- the sapF gene encoding putrescine export ABC transporter ATP-binding protein SapF has translation METLLEVRNLSKTYRYRTGLFRRQHVEAVKSVSFTLREGQTLAVIGENGSGKSTLAKMLSGMVEPTAGELLIDDHPLEFGDYRYRSQRIRMIFQDPSTSLNPRQRIGQLLDAPLRLNTSLEPAEREQRINQTLRQVGMLPDHAYYYPHMLASGQKQRVALARALILQPKVIVADEALASLDMSMRSQIINLMLELQEKHGISYIYVTQHLGMMKHISDQVLVMHEGEIVERGSTAEVLAAPLHELTKRLIASHFGEALTADAWRRDGGRF, from the coding sequence ATGGAAACGCTGTTGGAAGTGCGCAACCTGAGCAAAACCTACCGCTACCGCACCGGGCTGTTCCGCCGCCAGCACGTCGAGGCGGTGAAGTCGGTCAGCTTTACCCTGCGCGAAGGCCAGACGCTGGCAGTGATCGGCGAGAACGGCTCCGGCAAATCCACGCTGGCGAAGATGCTCTCCGGCATGGTGGAACCGACCGCCGGCGAACTGCTGATCGACGATCATCCGCTGGAATTCGGCGATTATCGCTATCGCAGCCAGCGCATTCGCATGATTTTTCAGGATCCGAGCACCTCGCTCAACCCACGCCAGCGCATCGGCCAACTGTTGGACGCGCCGCTGCGGCTAAACACCAGTCTGGAGCCCGCCGAGCGCGAACAGCGCATCAACCAGACGCTGCGTCAGGTCGGCATGCTGCCGGATCACGCCTACTACTATCCGCACATGCTGGCTTCCGGGCAAAAACAGCGCGTCGCGCTGGCGCGTGCGCTGATCCTGCAGCCGAAGGTGATCGTCGCCGATGAGGCGCTGGCCTCGCTGGACATGTCAATGCGCTCGCAAATCATCAACCTGATGCTGGAGCTGCAGGAAAAACACGGTATTTCCTATATCTACGTCACTCAGCACCTCGGCATGATGAAGCATATCAGCGACCAGGTGCTGGTGATGCACGAAGGGGAAATCGTCGAACGCGGCAGCACCGCCGAGGTATTGGCGGCGCCGCTGCACGAATTGACCAAGCGCCTTATCGCCAGCCACTTCGGTGAGGCGCTGACCGCCGACGCCTGGCGACGCGACGGCGGCCGTTTTTGA
- the sapD gene encoding putrescine export ABC transporter ATP-binding protein SapD, translating into MPLLDIRNLTIEFMTAEGPVKAVDRVSMTLTEGEVRGLVGESGSGKSLIAKAICGVTKDNWRVTADRFRFDDIDLLQLSPRERRRLVGHNVSMIFQEPQSCLDPSESIGRQLAQAIPGWTYKGRWWQRFNWRKRRAIELLHRVGIKDHDDIMGSFPYELTEGECQKVMIAIALANQPRLLIADEPTNAMEPTTQAQIFRLLARLNQNNNTTILLISHDLQMMSKWADRVNVLYCGQTVESAQCEELLAAPHHPYTQALIRAMPDFGRSLPHKSRLNTLPGAIPSLEHLPIGCRLGPRCPYAQKKCIETPRLRPVKNHFFACHFPLNMEEQ; encoded by the coding sequence ATGCCGTTACTCGATATCCGCAATCTGACGATTGAATTTATGACCGCCGAAGGGCCGGTCAAGGCGGTCGATCGCGTCAGCATGACGCTGACCGAGGGCGAGGTGCGCGGCCTGGTGGGCGAATCGGGCTCCGGCAAGAGCCTGATCGCCAAAGCCATCTGCGGCGTAACCAAAGACAACTGGCGCGTCACCGCCGACCGTTTCCGCTTCGACGACATCGATCTGCTGCAACTGAGCCCGCGCGAGCGGCGCAGGCTGGTGGGCCACAACGTTTCGATGATTTTCCAGGAGCCGCAGTCCTGTCTCGATCCTTCCGAGAGCATCGGCCGCCAGCTGGCGCAGGCGATCCCGGGCTGGACCTACAAGGGCCGCTGGTGGCAGCGCTTCAACTGGCGCAAACGCCGCGCCATCGAACTGCTGCACCGCGTCGGTATCAAGGATCACGACGACATCATGGGCAGCTTCCCGTACGAGTTGACCGAGGGCGAGTGCCAGAAGGTGATGATCGCCATCGCGCTGGCCAACCAACCGCGCCTGCTGATCGCCGATGAACCAACCAACGCCATGGAGCCGACCACCCAGGCGCAGATTTTCCGCCTGCTGGCGCGCCTCAATCAGAACAACAACACCACCATCCTGCTGATCAGCCACGATTTGCAGATGATGAGCAAATGGGCCGACCGGGTGAACGTGCTGTACTGCGGGCAAACGGTGGAAAGCGCCCAGTGCGAAGAGCTGCTGGCGGCGCCGCACCACCCTTACACCCAGGCGCTGATCCGCGCCATGCCGGACTTCGGCCGCTCGCTGCCGCACAAGAGCCGGTTGAACACGCTGCCGGGCGCCATTCCTTCGTTGGAACACCTGCCGATCGGTTGCCGCCTGGGGCCGCGCTGCCCTTACGCGCAGAAGAAGTGCATCGAAACGCCGCGCCTGCGCCCGGTCAAAAACCACTTCTTCGCCTGCCACTTCCCGCTGAACATGGAGGAGCAATAA
- the sapB gene encoding putrescine export ABC transporter permease SapB yields the protein MIIFTLRRILLLLITLFFLTLVSFSLSYFTPRAPLNGAALLDAYQFYFVSLLHWDFGVSSINGQAISEQLREVFPATMELCLLAFALALFIGIPLGIIAGVLRGKWQDTAISTFALLGFSMPVFWLALLLMLFFSLHLGWLPVSGRFDLLYQVKPITGFALIDAWLSDSPYRAEMIGSALRHMILPIAALAVAPTTEVVRLMRISTDDVLSQNYIKAAATRGLSRFTIIRRHVLHNALPPIVPKLGLQFSTMLTLAMITEVVFSWPGLGRWLINAIRQQDYAAISAGVMVVGTLVITINVLADILGAATNPLKHKEWYALR from the coding sequence GTGATTATCTTTACCCTGCGCCGCATTCTGCTGCTGCTGATCACGCTGTTCTTCCTGACGCTGGTCAGCTTCAGCCTGAGCTATTTCACGCCGCGTGCGCCGCTGAACGGCGCCGCCCTGCTGGACGCCTATCAGTTCTACTTTGTCAGCCTGCTGCACTGGGACTTCGGCGTCTCCAGCATCAACGGCCAGGCGATCAGCGAACAGCTGCGCGAAGTGTTCCCGGCCACCATGGAACTGTGCCTGCTGGCCTTTGCTCTGGCGCTGTTTATCGGCATTCCGCTGGGCATCATCGCCGGCGTGCTGCGCGGCAAATGGCAGGACACCGCCATCAGCACCTTCGCGCTATTGGGCTTTTCGATGCCGGTGTTCTGGCTGGCGCTGCTGCTGATGCTGTTCTTCTCGCTACACCTGGGCTGGCTGCCGGTTTCCGGCCGTTTCGACCTGCTGTATCAGGTGAAGCCGATCACCGGTTTCGCGCTGATTGACGCCTGGCTGTCGGACTCGCCATACCGCGCCGAAATGATCGGCAGCGCCCTGCGCCACATGATCCTGCCGATCGCCGCGCTGGCGGTGGCGCCCACCACCGAAGTGGTGCGCCTGATGCGCATCAGCACCGACGACGTGCTGAGCCAAAACTACATCAAGGCCGCCGCCACCCGCGGCCTGTCGCGCTTCACCATCATTCGCCGCCACGTGTTGCACAATGCGCTGCCGCCGATCGTGCCCAAACTGGGGCTGCAGTTCTCCACCATGCTCACGCTGGCGATGATCACCGAAGTGGTGTTCAGCTGGCCGGGCCTCGGCCGGTGGCTGATCAACGCCATTCGCCAGCAGGATTATGCGGCGATCTCCGCCGGCGTCATGGTGGTCGGCACGCTGGTGATTACCATTAACGTCCTGGCCGACATTCTGGGTGCGGCAACCAACCCGCTGAAACATAAGGAATGGTATGCCCTTCGATAA
- a CDS encoding inclusion body family protein, which produces MSEQELKSSNSIVNVIVVIDTDALIEAFENNNPSQDSGNPTGIGHQYAYMVVTSDQVIGGSGTADLNFKANVGDVIRWTGTSESANFDASVLIYGLPQFGSGTQVFSNPTFKMYTRSSMMPAQNTVFPVTFTNQTYWFIQADISNTGTENYCIQFGLYYRPNGGDQKLLGYFYWDPTITISN; this is translated from the coding sequence ATGTCTGAGCAAGAACTTAAATCCAGCAACAGTATCGTTAACGTGATTGTCGTCATCGATACCGATGCCCTGATAGAAGCATTCGAGAATAACAACCCCAGTCAGGACTCCGGCAACCCAACAGGTATTGGCCATCAATACGCCTATATGGTCGTCACCTCCGATCAGGTGATCGGCGGCTCCGGCACGGCAGACCTGAACTTTAAAGCCAATGTCGGCGACGTCATTCGCTGGACTGGCACCTCAGAATCCGCCAATTTCGACGCCAGTGTGCTGATCTACGGGCTGCCGCAGTTCGGCAGCGGTACCCAGGTCTTTTCCAACCCGACCTTCAAAATGTACACCCGCAGTTCGATGATGCCGGCGCAAAATACCGTGTTCCCCGTCACCTTCACCAACCAAACCTATTGGTTCATACAGGCGGACATCAGCAATACCGGCACGGAAAATTATTGCATCCAATTTGGCCTTTATTATCGGCCAAACGGCGGCGATCAAAAATTACTGGGTTATTTCTATTGGGATCCG